The following are from one region of the Yoonia sp. R2331 genome:
- a CDS encoding type VI secretion system Vgr family protein — protein sequence MNAPFKQDARMGRLSTAIGKDKLNLLQFDGQEHVNSLFCYRVEALADTDAVDFDALIGTHATVHLTSFDLPEVPFDGVVSETQLLGPGTNGWRYELTLRPWLWLLSLRRKQQIYHNMTVVDIIEEVFGPYGKDHEFKLSDSYPVLEYTVQYGESDMAFVMRLMERFGINYHFTHSEGTHKLVLTDTLSAHDETPGKARPFLGVEDHHRAEEEHFWEMRPVRRLTTGAIRLTDYNFKTPTAAMEAERAGDAAYTEGQLESYDYPGLYLDQPQGKGVARLRIDQERGQDPRHRGVGDCASLRAGQTVKVTGLTVPGVGEALCLSAQHSYRAGDYNSAGDDGGPSYEGRHLLMPSTTPLRPEKKTPLARVQGPQTATVVGEGEIDCDEYGRILVHFHWDLEKRYSMRCRVSQNWAGNGWGGMVIPRIGMEVLVEFLEGDPDKPLVTGCVYNGKNDVPYPLPDNKTRSTFKTDTHQGTGFNELRFEDKNGAEEIYVHAQKDRNEKTLNNHSERIDNNWVQSVGHNKSIEVHNNHVESIGGNMSLTVGPSGIGQVVSGAVTGIAGGIGNIAKELGIPGALNPGEGNLQVLIEKVRSETIGLASTTMIGVSSSTTVGKSIEVTSGKTMGVTVGERSTESVGKTKSIDVGDELTITVGASRLIMKKDGTIQLIGKDIQFKASSNINNEAGSKMTVKAGGDIILKGSKVNMN from the coding sequence ATGAACGCGCCATTCAAGCAAGATGCCCGTATGGGCCGCCTGTCCACGGCAATTGGCAAGGACAAGCTGAACCTGCTGCAGTTCGACGGGCAGGAACACGTCAACAGCCTGTTCTGCTATCGGGTCGAGGCTTTGGCAGATACCGATGCCGTCGATTTCGACGCATTGATCGGTACCCATGCGACCGTGCATCTGACAAGTTTTGACCTGCCAGAGGTGCCGTTTGACGGCGTAGTCTCCGAAACGCAACTGTTGGGGCCCGGCACAAACGGCTGGCGCTATGAACTGACCCTGCGCCCGTGGCTGTGGTTGCTCAGCCTGCGGCGCAAGCAGCAAATTTATCACAACATGACCGTTGTCGACATCATCGAAGAGGTATTCGGCCCCTACGGCAAAGACCATGAATTCAAGCTGTCCGACAGCTATCCGGTGCTGGAATACACCGTTCAATATGGCGAAAGCGATATGGCCTTCGTGATGCGCCTGATGGAACGCTTTGGCATCAACTACCACTTCACCCACAGCGAGGGCACGCACAAGCTGGTGCTGACCGACACGCTCAGCGCGCATGACGAAACCCCCGGCAAGGCCCGCCCGTTTCTGGGGGTCGAAGATCATCACCGCGCCGAAGAGGAACACTTTTGGGAAATGCGCCCAGTCCGCAGGTTGACCACCGGTGCGATCCGGCTGACCGACTACAACTTTAAAACCCCCACCGCCGCGATGGAGGCAGAGCGTGCAGGCGATGCCGCCTATACCGAAGGCCAACTCGAAAGCTATGACTACCCCGGTCTCTACCTCGATCAACCGCAGGGCAAGGGCGTGGCCCGTCTGCGCATTGATCAGGAACGCGGCCAGGACCCGCGCCACCGTGGCGTCGGCGATTGTGCGTCGCTGCGGGCGGGCCAGACCGTCAAGGTCACAGGGCTGACCGTCCCCGGCGTGGGCGAGGCGCTGTGCCTGTCTGCGCAACACAGCTACCGCGCGGGCGACTACAATTCGGCTGGCGACGATGGCGGCCCCAGCTACGAAGGGCGTCACCTCCTGATGCCCAGCACCACCCCCCTGCGCCCCGAGAAAAAGACCCCGCTGGCCCGCGTACAGGGCCCGCAAACGGCGACTGTCGTTGGCGAAGGCGAAATTGATTGCGACGAATATGGCCGCATCCTCGTACACTTTCACTGGGATCTGGAAAAGCGTTACTCCATGCGCTGCCGGGTCAGCCAGAACTGGGCTGGCAACGGCTGGGGTGGCATGGTCATCCCGCGCATCGGGATGGAAGTACTCGTCGAATTCCTTGAAGGCGACCCTGATAAACCGCTTGTCACCGGCTGCGTCTACAACGGCAAGAATGACGTCCCCTACCCGCTGCCTGACAACAAGACACGCAGCACCTTCAAGACCGACACGCACCAGGGCACCGGCTTTAACGAGTTGCGGTTCGAAGACAAGAATGGCGCGGAAGAGATCTATGTCCACGCACAGAAGGACCGCAACGAAAAGACCCTCAACAACCATTCCGAACGGATCGACAACAACTGGGTGCAATCCGTGGGCCACAACAAATCCATCGAGGTCCATAACAACCACGTCGAATCAATCGGCGGCAACATGAGCCTGACCGTCGGCCCCTCTGGCATAGGTCAGGTGGTCAGCGGCGCGGTGACTGGTATCGCGGGTGGCATTGGCAATATCGCCAAAGAACTTGGCATCCCCGGCGCGCTGAACCCCGGCGAGGGCAACTTGCAGGTTCTGATCGAAAAGGTCCGATCCGAAACCATCGGCCTTGCCTCGACCACGATGATTGGCGTCTCCTCCAGCACCACAGTCGGCAAGTCGATTGAGGTGACATCCGGCAAGACCATGGGTGTGACGGTTGGCGAACGCTCCACCGAAAGTGTCGGCAAAACCAAGTCAATTGACGTGGGCGATGAGCTGACAATCACCGTCGGTGCCAGCCGCCTGATCATGAAAAAGGACGGCACGATCCAACTGATTGGCAAGGACATCCAATTCAAGGCCTCCAGCAACATCAACAATGAGGCGGGCAGCAAGATGACCGTCAAGGCGGGTGGTGACATCATCTTGAAAGGCTCCAAGGTCAACATGAACTGA
- a CDS encoding NAD(P)-dependent oxidoreductase, which yields MAKLAFLGLGVMGYPMAGHLAAAGHDVTVYNRTSAKAAAWVAEHGGASGDTPAAAAAGAEIVFACVGNDDDLRAVCTGPDGAFGAMSAGALFVDHTTVSAKVTAELYATAKDAGLGFVDAPISGGQAGAENAQLSIMCGGDQAHYDQAEPVMNTYAKLCRRIGDSGAGQMTKMCNQIAIAGLVQGLSEALHFADKAGLDGRAVVEVISQGAAGSWQMANRFETMLDDHFDHGFAVDWMRKDLGICLDTADENGASLPVTALVDQFYKDVQKMGGGRWDTSSLFKRLQKL from the coding sequence ATGGCAAAACTCGCATTCCTTGGCCTTGGTGTCATGGGCTACCCCATGGCCGGACATCTGGCCGCCGCCGGGCATGACGTCACCGTCTACAACCGCACGAGTGCCAAGGCCGCGGCCTGGGTGGCGGAACATGGCGGCGCATCTGGCGACACGCCTGCCGCTGCCGCTGCCGGGGCAGAGATCGTGTTCGCCTGCGTTGGCAACGACGACGACCTGCGCGCCGTCTGTACCGGCCCCGACGGGGCCTTTGGCGCAATGTCGGCCGGCGCGCTTTTTGTGGACCACACCACCGTCTCCGCCAAAGTCACGGCAGAGCTTTATGCCACAGCCAAAGACGCGGGCCTTGGCTTTGTGGATGCGCCGATTTCGGGCGGTCAGGCAGGGGCCGAGAACGCGCAACTGTCGATCATGTGCGGCGGCGATCAGGCGCACTACGATCAGGCCGAACCGGTGATGAACACCTACGCCAAGCTGTGCCGCCGCATCGGCGACAGCGGCGCGGGCCAGATGACCAAGATGTGCAACCAGATCGCCATCGCCGGGCTTGTTCAGGGCCTGTCAGAGGCGCTGCACTTTGCGGATAAGGCGGGCCTTGATGGCCGCGCGGTGGTCGAAGTCATCAGCCAGGGTGCTGCTGGCAGCTGGCAGATGGCGAACCGGTTTGAAACCATGCTCGATGACCACTTTGACCACGGCTTTGCCGTTGACTGGATGCGCAAGGATCTGGGCATCTGCCTTGATACCGCAGATGAAAACGGTGCCAGCCTACCGGTGACCGCGCTGGTGGATCAGTTCTACAAGGACGTCCAGAAAATGGGCGGCGGACGCTGGGACACCTCATCCCTGTTCAAACGTCTGCAAAAGCTCTGA
- a CDS encoding aspartate aminotransferase family protein — MHKLTSQADWIARAQAVLPAGGFGNFDPGIIIARGAGSRVWDEDGAEYVDYLIGSGPMLLGHGHAEVTEAVLEQLPKGMTFFANNAQGIALAEAIVDAVPCCEQVRFVTSGGEADMYAIRLARAFTGRDKILKFEGGYHGMSAEAQMSLAPATRVNFPQAVPDSAGIPQGVADQMLIAPFNDLGAVASLLDEHSDIAAIIVEPLQRIIPAAPGFLQGLRDLCDRHNGLLIFDEIVTGFRLAYGGAQERYGVTPDICTLGKIIGGGFPLAAVGASADIMRHFDLRAVGHDKWLMQLGTLSGNPIAAAAGLKTMEVLRRPGTYDRLRALGQTLQDMQSSALAKAGIPHQICGDPTLFDLYFTDTPCTDYRTAQHRDPKTNATYNAVLRQHGVFKSPGKLYPSLALTKADLDLTRTAVQAAVAAIAA, encoded by the coding sequence ATGCACAAACTGACCTCTCAGGCCGATTGGATCGCCCGCGCACAAGCGGTCCTGCCCGCCGGTGGCTTTGGCAACTTTGACCCCGGCATCATCATCGCGCGCGGTGCAGGCAGCAGGGTCTGGGACGAAGACGGGGCGGAATATGTCGACTACCTGATCGGCTCTGGCCCGATGTTGCTGGGCCACGGCCACGCGGAAGTGACCGAAGCTGTGCTGGAACAGCTGCCCAAAGGCATGACTTTCTTTGCCAACAACGCCCAAGGCATCGCACTGGCCGAAGCGATCGTTGACGCGGTACCGTGCTGCGAACAGGTCCGGTTTGTCACCTCAGGCGGCGAAGCGGACATGTACGCCATCCGCCTCGCCCGCGCCTTCACCGGGCGCGACAAGATCCTCAAATTCGAAGGCGGCTACCACGGGATGAGCGCCGAGGCGCAGATGAGCCTCGCGCCCGCAACCCGCGTCAACTTTCCGCAAGCGGTGCCTGACAGCGCGGGCATCCCGCAGGGCGTCGCCGATCAGATGCTGATCGCCCCGTTCAATGATCTGGGCGCCGTTGCTTCGCTGCTGGACGAACATAGCGATATCGCCGCGATCATTGTGGAACCTTTGCAGCGGATCATCCCAGCCGCCCCCGGCTTTCTGCAAGGCCTGCGCGACCTCTGCGACCGGCACAACGGGCTGCTGATCTTTGACGAAATCGTCACCGGGTTCCGGCTTGCTTATGGCGGCGCGCAGGAACGCTATGGTGTGACCCCCGACATCTGCACATTGGGCAAGATCATCGGCGGCGGCTTTCCACTCGCCGCCGTTGGTGCCAGCGCCGACATCATGCGCCACTTTGACCTCCGCGCCGTTGGCCACGACAAATGGCTGATGCAACTGGGCACACTGTCCGGCAATCCCATAGCCGCCGCCGCAGGCCTCAAAACGATGGAGGTGCTGCGCCGCCCCGGCACCTACGACCGCCTGCGCGCGCTGGGACAAACTTTGCAGGACATGCAGTCCTCCGCGCTTGCAAAGGCAGGCATCCCGCACCAAATCTGCGGCGATCCCACACTCTTTGATCTGTACTTTACCGACACACCTTGCACCGACTACCGCACAGCACAGCACCGCGACCCAAAGACCAACGCGACCTACAATGCTGTCTTGCGGCAGCACGGCGTCTTCAAATCACCGGGCAAGCTTTACCCCTCGCTGGCGCTGACCAAGGCTGATCTGGACCTGACCCGTACAGCAGTGCAGGCCGCCGTTGCCGCCATCGCCGCCTGA
- a CDS encoding mandelate racemase/muconate lactonizing enzyme family protein: protein MKVSKITLWSVALTSHDTYYMAEGKTCATVTTHVLRLDTDSGLSGWGEVCPIPHYLPAFAGGIPAAITEMAPEILGITPTGIDAPMRKLDGFLPGHAAAKSIVDMALWDLYGHATDLPLYQLLGGRTRADMPVYHSITCVAPDEMARIAAEAYATGVRQFQAKLGADDNWEADAERLIKVRAAVGDGPLVYGDWNCGASKLHATRTGRAVAHLDVMLEQPCATLEDCAAVRQATGLPMKIDECAFDQSTLLRAHELGCLDAVALKLSKFGGLSAMRRARDLTVHLGAQICAECTWGSDIVTAASLHFAASTPRGALLNTCDLASYVAPRLCADAPTRRNGRIAPPEGPGLGVTPDPDVLGNPILELG, encoded by the coding sequence ATGAAGGTCAGCAAAATCACCCTCTGGTCGGTCGCACTGACCAGCCACGACACCTATTACATGGCCGAAGGCAAGACCTGCGCCACCGTCACAACCCACGTCTTGCGGCTGGACACCGACAGCGGCCTCTCAGGCTGGGGAGAGGTCTGCCCAATCCCTCATTACCTACCCGCCTTTGCAGGCGGCATTCCCGCCGCGATCACCGAAATGGCCCCTGAAATCCTCGGGATCACACCCACAGGCATCGACGCGCCGATGCGCAAGCTTGATGGCTTTCTGCCCGGTCACGCGGCGGCAAAATCCATCGTGGACATGGCCCTGTGGGACCTCTACGGCCACGCGACCGATCTGCCGCTTTATCAATTGCTGGGCGGACGCACGCGGGCCGATATGCCGGTTTACCACTCGATCACCTGCGTTGCCCCGGATGAAATGGCCCGCATCGCGGCAGAGGCCTATGCCACAGGCGTCCGGCAGTTTCAGGCCAAGCTTGGCGCGGATGACAACTGGGAAGCGGACGCCGAACGCCTGATCAAGGTCCGCGCCGCTGTGGGCGACGGGCCGCTGGTTTACGGTGACTGGAACTGCGGCGCGTCCAAACTGCACGCCACCCGCACCGGTCGCGCCGTGGCGCATCTGGACGTGATGCTGGAACAGCCCTGTGCGACGCTCGAAGATTGCGCTGCCGTTCGGCAGGCGACGGGCCTGCCGATGAAGATTGACGAATGCGCCTTCGATCAGTCAACGCTTTTGCGCGCGCATGAATTGGGCTGCCTTGATGCGGTCGCGTTAAAGCTGTCCAAGTTCGGCGGATTGTCTGCGATGCGCCGCGCCCGCGATCTAACCGTCCACCTTGGTGCGCAGATCTGTGCCGAATGCACATGGGGGTCCGACATCGTGACTGCCGCATCGCTGCATTTTGCCGCCTCAACCCCGCGTGGCGCACTCCTCAACACCTGCGATCTGGCCTCCTATGTGGCCCCGCGACTTTGCGCGGACGCCCCCACCCGCAGGAATGGCCGCATCGCGCCACCCGAAGGTCCAGGATTGGGCGTCACCCCTGACCCGGACGTCCTTGGCAACCCCATACTGGAGCTTGGCTGA
- a CDS encoding alcohol dehydrogenase family protein: protein MNLPKTMRAMVTMGHGDIDQVVLHTDWPRPDPGPGQVLVKVAACGLNNTDVNTRSGWYSKAVTDATTGGSFADVNDEDPAWGGTPIQFPRIQGADACGQILAVGDGVDAARIGERIITDNWLRDPDDPLDKSKTGYFGSEMDGGFAEYTVMPAQNALAITSDLTDAELATFSCSYSTAEGMLTRAAVTQADTVLVPGASGGVGGAVVQLAKMRGARVIALASPAKHGDVAALGADRVLPRALNNLHTALGDEKITVVADVVGGPYWPTLIDVLQRGGRYTCSGAIAGPIVEFDLRTFYLRDLTFTGSTVIDPAVMTNLISYIESGAIKPALAATYPLDQLHDAQKTFIAKAHTGNIVVVP, encoded by the coding sequence ATGAACTTGCCCAAGACAATGCGTGCGATGGTGACAATGGGTCATGGTGATATCGACCAAGTGGTGCTTCACACCGACTGGCCCCGGCCCGACCCCGGCCCTGGACAGGTGCTGGTCAAGGTCGCCGCCTGCGGGCTGAACAACACCGACGTGAACACCCGTTCAGGCTGGTATTCCAAGGCCGTGACCGACGCCACCACCGGCGGCAGTTTTGCGGACGTGAACGACGAAGACCCCGCATGGGGCGGCACCCCGATCCAATTCCCGCGCATTCAGGGCGCGGATGCCTGCGGCCAGATCCTGGCCGTGGGTGACGGTGTTGACGCGGCCCGCATCGGCGAGCGGATCATCACCGACAACTGGCTGCGTGACCCTGACGACCCGTTGGACAAGTCCAAAACCGGTTATTTCGGGTCCGAGATGGACGGCGGCTTTGCCGAATACACCGTCATGCCGGCCCAGAATGCGCTGGCAATCACATCGGACCTCACCGATGCAGAACTGGCGACCTTTTCGTGCTCTTATTCGACGGCAGAGGGGATGCTGACCCGCGCCGCAGTGACACAGGCCGACACCGTGCTGGTGCCCGGTGCCTCGGGCGGGGTCGGCGGCGCTGTGGTGCAATTGGCAAAGATGCGCGGCGCGCGGGTGATTGCGCTGGCCTCTCCAGCGAAACATGGCGATGTGGCCGCCTTGGGGGCGGACCGCGTCCTGCCGCGCGCGCTCAACAACTTGCACACGGCCCTTGGCGACGAAAAGATCACCGTTGTCGCCGATGTGGTCGGTGGCCCTTATTGGCCGACGCTGATCGACGTGCTGCAACGTGGCGGGCGCTATACCTGTTCCGGTGCCATCGCCGGTCCGATCGTTGAATTTGACCTGCGCACCTTCTATCTGCGCGACCTCACCTTCACCGGCTCGACCGTCATCGACCCCGCTGTGATGACCAACCTCATCAGCTATATCGAAAGCGGCGCGATCAAACCCGCTCTGGCCGCCACCTACCCGCTGGACCAGCTTCATGATGCGCAAAAGACGTTCATCGCCAAGGCGCACACCGGCAATATCGTCGTGGTCCCCTGA
- a CDS encoding FAD-dependent oxidoreductase, with the protein MQDFPTQAKVVIIGGGVMGCGLAYHLTHEGWTDVVLLEKAELTSGSTWHAAGQITHSTSSFGLGKCVDYNIGLYAGGLEAETGQPVTWHGCGSFRLAYTPDEMDWLRHTLSVGTALGFNIELVGPDRVAELHPFYNLDGVLGALHTPDDGHVDPTNVTMALAAGARAKGARIVRRCRATNVTQTPGGEWLVETEKGTIRCEHVVNAGGTYARQMGEWSGLQLPMTSMTHHYFVTEPVPEFAALDTELPVIRDDHKVSGYIRMEQQRGLIGIYEKANPNSVWHDHCPWDYENWLFDADYDRVMPWLEESLNRMPVLADRGITREVHGAISHPPDGNPLIGPAPGVCNYWCCCGTQIGIGWGPGLTRELARWMVHGSADIAMREFDPRRFGAYATPDWQVVKACEDYCLRHEIPFPHFNRLAGRPVKPSPLHDILTAKGAVHEEVYGFERPRWFARDGVPQHDHYGFRRNALHDLVAQEVRAVRERVGIMDVTAFTKIHVSGPDAATTLDRLTANRLPSVGRIGLTHLLNRRGRIEVEATIARFDDDSFYLVCAAFFEQRMRDHLTHNANGADITIDVLSDSHAALSLNGPAAREVLAACTPTPLDNTSFPWMSLQTITIASHPVWAFRMSYAGELGWELHMPAEACVDVYDALTAAGSAHGITDYGSFAMNVMRMEKGFKGAGELTNEVTLAEADVLRFARTDKSYLGRELTLNSDLPWVCAYLEIEPDGEVDGHGGEPVLLNGSVVGATASVAYGHTVGTILAFAYIAPSAAAPGTALTVMIHGTPRAARVLGEPAYDPQSLRPRTDAIKEPAE; encoded by the coding sequence GTGATCATCGGCGGCGGCGTGATGGGCTGCGGGCTGGCCTATCACCTGACCCACGAAGGCTGGACCGATGTGGTCTTGCTGGAAAAGGCAGAGCTGACATCAGGCAGCACCTGGCATGCGGCAGGCCAGATCACCCATTCCACCAGCTCTTTCGGGTTGGGCAAATGCGTCGACTACAACATCGGGCTTTATGCAGGCGGGCTTGAGGCTGAGACAGGCCAGCCCGTGACATGGCACGGATGCGGGTCATTCCGGCTGGCCTACACACCGGATGAAATGGACTGGCTGCGCCACACGCTTTCGGTCGGCACTGCCTTGGGGTTCAACATTGAACTGGTCGGGCCAGACCGCGTGGCGGAACTGCATCCGTTCTATAACCTCGATGGCGTTCTGGGCGCATTGCACACACCCGATGACGGCCACGTCGACCCGACCAATGTCACCATGGCGCTGGCTGCTGGCGCGCGGGCCAAGGGCGCGCGGATCGTCCGCCGTTGTCGCGCCACCAATGTCACCCAAACGCCGGGCGGCGAATGGCTGGTCGAGACCGAAAAGGGCACGATCCGCTGCGAACATGTGGTCAACGCAGGCGGCACCTACGCGCGGCAAATGGGCGAATGGTCGGGTCTGCAACTGCCGATGACCTCGATGACGCACCATTATTTCGTCACCGAACCGGTGCCTGAATTTGCGGCTCTTGATACCGAACTGCCGGTCATCCGCGATGACCACAAGGTGTCCGGCTATATCCGCATGGAACAACAGCGCGGGTTGATCGGCATCTATGAAAAGGCCAACCCCAATTCGGTCTGGCACGATCATTGCCCGTGGGACTATGAAAACTGGCTCTTTGACGCCGACTACGACCGGGTCATGCCATGGCTCGAAGAATCGTTGAACCGGATGCCGGTGCTGGCCGATCGTGGCATCACCCGCGAGGTACACGGCGCCATCAGCCACCCGCCCGACGGCAACCCGCTGATTGGCCCCGCACCGGGTGTGTGCAACTACTGGTGCTGCTGCGGCACCCAGATCGGCATCGGCTGGGGGCCGGGCCTGACCCGCGAACTGGCCCGCTGGATGGTGCATGGCTCCGCCGATATCGCGATGCGTGAATTTGATCCGCGCCGCTTTGGGGCCTATGCCACGCCCGATTGGCAGGTGGTCAAGGCCTGCGAGGATTATTGCCTGCGCCACGAAATCCCCTTTCCGCATTTTAACCGGCTGGCCGGGCGTCCGGTCAAACCCTCACCACTTCATGACATCCTGACCGCCAAGGGCGCGGTCCACGAAGAGGTCTACGGCTTTGAACGCCCCCGTTGGTTCGCGCGCGATGGTGTGCCACAGCACGACCACTACGGGTTTCGTCGCAACGCCCTGCACGACCTTGTCGCGCAAGAGGTGCGTGCCGTGCGCGAACGTGTCGGCATCATGGATGTGACCGCCTTCACCAAGATCCACGTCTCTGGCCCGGACGCCGCCACCACGCTTGACCGGTTGACCGCCAACCGCCTGCCGTCTGTGGGCCGCATCGGCCTGACCCACCTGCTAAACCGCCGTGGCCGGATCGAGGTTGAGGCGACAATCGCCCGGTTTGACGACGACAGCTTTTATCTGGTCTGCGCCGCCTTCTTTGAACAACGCATGCGCGATCACCTGACCCACAACGCAAACGGTGCGGACATCACCATCGACGTGCTCAGCGACAGCCACGCCGCACTCAGCCTCAATGGTCCTGCCGCGCGCGAGGTGTTGGCAGCCTGCACACCCACACCATTGGACAATACCAGCTTCCCCTGGATGAGCCTGCAAACCATCACCATCGCCAGTCACCCGGTCTGGGCCTTCCGCATGTCCTACGCGGGCGAATTGGGGTGGGAATTGCACATGCCCGCCGAGGCCTGTGTGGATGTCTATGACGCGCTGACTGCGGCGGGCTCTGCACACGGCATCACCGACTACGGCAGCTTCGCGATGAACGTCATGCGCATGGAAAAGGGCTTCAAGGGCGCGGGTGAGCTGACAAACGAAGTCACGCTGGCCGAGGCTGACGTGCTGCGCTTTGCTCGCACTGACAAGTCCTATCTGGGCCGCGAACTGACGTTGAACAGCGATTTGCCCTGGGTCTGCGCCTATCTAGAGATTGAACCTGACGGCGAAGTTGACGGCCACGGCGGCGAACCGGTGCTATTGAACGGCTCTGTTGTTGGCGCAACCGCCTCTGTTGCCTATGGTCATACGGTCGGCACGATCCTGGCCTTTGCTTACATTGCCCCGTCCGCTGCTGCCCCCGGCACGGCGCTGACCGTGATGATCCATGGCACACCGCGCGCGGCCCGCGTTTTAGGTGAACCGGCCTATGATCCCCAATCCCTGCGCCCGCGAACGGACGCCATCAAGGAACCAGCAGAATGA